CGCTGGGGCAGGCACCTGGAGCGATGCCGATGGTGCGCATACTCGAACGCCTGGGCCAGCAGGTCCGCGCTCTTGGCGTGGAGGACGGTACGCAGTGGGCGGTGGTGGGGGCGCTGCTGAACTACATCCTCGGTGTGGGTGGGCGGAACGCGGCCAACGGGCAACTGGCGCGGGCGCGGGGCCTGGACCGGTCCGACTTTCTTGAAGCGGTGGCGACCGCCTGGTCTCAGCTCGATGCGCATCTGTACCCTTTCACGCGAAGCGTTGCGGGGCAGGTGCGGGCACACGACGACCGTGAGGATTTTCTCGCCGGGATCGATCTGATCCTCAAAGGGATTGACGCACAGCGGCGGCGCTGACGCCTTCAACAGCGCAAAGCGCACCGGTACTCTGCAGGCACCGGTGCGCCGTTGGCCGAATTACGCCTGCGTGTAGTCCATGCCGTCGAGGTCGGCGATCAGGCCTGGCCCTGTGGGTTTCCAGTTCAGCTTTTGCTGCGTGAGCGC
This genomic stretch from Terriglobus saanensis SP1PR4 harbors:
- a CDS encoding TetR/AcrR family transcriptional regulator; this translates as MVKKARSAPRREESLSRESIIEAAIELLDSSGESGLTFRTLSERLATGPGAIYWHIANKSELLTAACDAIVARTMEATTSRAKPKANLRALALGMFDAMDAHPWVGSALGQAPGAMPMVRILERLGQQVRALGVEDGTQWAVVGALLNYILGVGGRNAANGQLARARGLDRSDFLEAVATAWSQLDAHLYPFTRSVAGQVRAHDDREDFLAGIDLILKGIDAQRRR